From the genome of Methanococcoides methylutens, one region includes:
- a CDS encoding DUF6293 family protein — MAEKDKIHIMTAGANVHNTFSIAIYNISPASEVYVIAEKRIFADSENPKTQEAREAIRNSIGDLKKLATPIAKKGVYVKIIEKDTLDHIKDAVFEIYKNNPDAQYYFNVSGGTKILSIGLFMMALWLEAKPYHIDMEGEANEIPIPKVHIEDFQANPNRVTILKILAAQKPSDDEKLKKLSRKELFKELSKEYIPIREKNRTKRELKDGVFNSLTSNLLDWKLIGEKHVEGSKKEKEYILTSDGEFTLKFVSLKGK; from the coding sequence TATATCACCAGCGTCCGAAGTTTATGTTATTGCTGAAAAGAGAATATTTGCTGATTCAGAAAATCCGAAGACCCAAGAAGCAAGAGAAGCGATTAGAAATTCTATAGGGGATCTAAAAAAGCTTGCAACTCCGATAGCAAAAAAAGGAGTGTATGTTAAGATCATAGAAAAGGACACATTAGATCACATAAAAGATGCAGTCTTTGAAATATACAAAAATAATCCTGATGCACAATATTACTTTAACGTTTCTGGAGGTACAAAGATCTTATCGATTGGTCTGTTCATGATGGCTTTATGGCTTGAAGCAAAACCTTACCACATAGATATGGAAGGTGAAGCTAACGAAATTCCAATTCCGAAAGTACATATCGAAGATTTCCAAGCAAACCCAAACCGAGTAACAATTCTGAAAATACTGGCTGCGCAAAAACCTTCTGATGATGAGAAACTGAAGAAACTATCAAGAAAAGAACTATTTAAAGAGTTATCAAAGGAATATATTCCAATCAGAGAGAAAAACAGGACAAAAAGAGAACTTAAAGACGGTGTTTTCAACTCACTTACATCGAATCTTCTCGACTGGAAACTTATTGGTGAAAAACATGTAGAGGGTAGTAAGAAGGAGAAAGAGTACATTTTAACATCAGATGGGGAATTCACTTTGAAATTTGTGAGCTTAAAAGGGAAATAA
- the bcp gene encoding thioredoxin-dependent thiol peroxidase, whose translation MAKTSLSAGEKAPNLCLPDPEGNDVSLEDLKGKWVVLYFYPKDNTSGCSIEAMEFTKLKIDFEKEGAFILGVSKDSQKSHQRFIEKKELGITLLSDESTELQQSYDVWQLKKMAGKEYMGTVRTTFLIDPEGNIAKVWDKVKAKGHAMEVLEELRAIKGE comes from the coding sequence ATGGCTAAAACATCACTTTCTGCAGGCGAAAAAGCCCCAAACCTTTGTCTACCGGATCCTGAAGGCAATGACGTATCTTTAGAGGACCTTAAAGGAAAATGGGTAGTTCTTTATTTCTATCCCAAGGATAACACATCAGGATGCAGCATAGAAGCCATGGAATTCACAAAGCTCAAGATTGATTTCGAAAAAGAAGGTGCTTTCATACTCGGTGTCAGTAAGGACAGCCAGAAATCACATCAAAGGTTCATTGAGAAGAAAGAACTGGGGATTACCCTTCTTTCAGACGAAAGTACTGAGTTACAGCAAAGCTATGATGTGTGGCAGCTGAAGAAGATGGCAGGCAAGGAGTACATGGGTACTGTCAGGACAACTTTCCTTATCGATCCAGAAGGGAATATCGCGAAGGTATGGGATAAGGTCAAGGCCAAAGGGCATGCAATGGAAGTACTTGAAGAGCTGAGGGCGATCAAGGGAGAATAA
- a CDS encoding flavodoxin family protein: protein MNNVKILGVGGSPRKNGNTDILLDTFLKGAESEGAETKKLHLRDYSIESCIGCEACRKAGTCTQFHDGMNLLYPEIEASNGLILGSPTYNYNITAPMKSFIDRLYPFYNFAEERPGPYSSKLGDQGRKALVFTVCEQVKAEEMGFTLEALGMPLEALGYEVLEKFLSTGCFRKGEVLKDEDILEKAFESGKKMALALR from the coding sequence ATGAACAATGTTAAAATTCTTGGAGTCGGAGGAAGCCCCCGTAAAAACGGGAACACTGATATTCTGCTTGATACTTTTTTGAAAGGAGCAGAATCCGAAGGAGCTGAAACAAAGAAACTCCATCTAAGGGATTATTCTATCGAATCCTGCATTGGATGTGAGGCCTGCAGGAAAGCCGGTACTTGCACGCAGTTCCACGATGGTATGAACTTGCTCTATCCGGAAATCGAAGCTTCTAATGGTCTTATCCTTGGTTCTCCCACTTATAATTACAACATAACTGCCCCCATGAAATCTTTCATTGATCGTCTCTATCCATTCTACAATTTTGCTGAAGAACGTCCGGGACCCTACTCGAGCAAACTTGGAGATCAGGGAAGAAAAGCACTTGTCTTTACCGTCTGCGAACAGGTCAAAGCCGAAGAAATGGGATTTACGCTTGAGGCCCTTGGAATGCCTCTTGAAGCACTGGGTTATGAGGTACTGGAAAAATTCCTGTCAACCGGCTGCTTCAGGAAGGGTGAGGTCTTAAAAGATGAAGATATTCTGGAGAAAGCTTTCGAATCTGGCAAAAAGATGGCATTGGCTCTTCGATAA
- a CDS encoding DMT family transporter has product MSYVFLFAAILFEVMGTTCMKLSEGFTKTLPSIMIFVFYGVSFTLFTLALKRLEVSLAYAIWSGIGTLSITAIGIFYFDETLTALKVGSIALIIIGVIGLNLSSGMH; this is encoded by the coding sequence ATGAGCTACGTATTTCTTTTTGCAGCCATACTTTTCGAAGTCATGGGAACTACCTGCATGAAACTATCAGAAGGTTTTACCAAAACGCTTCCTTCCATAATGATATTTGTGTTCTACGGAGTAAGTTTCACCCTCTTCACACTGGCCCTCAAACGTCTTGAGGTCAGCCTTGCATATGCGATCTGGTCAGGTATCGGTACACTGAGCATTACTGCTATTGGCATCTTCTATTTTGATGAAACGCTGACAGCCCTGAAAGTAGGTTCCATTGCCCTTATTATCATTGGTGTCATCGGACTCAACTTAAGCAGTGGGATGCACTAA
- a CDS encoding ABC transporter permease, producing the protein MLKFSQALHLSIGSISSYKLRSALTTLGIIIGIAAVVANVSLGASFNQFFVDELGSQGSNFIVIYSEDINLFYDNQLDVIKNTPKVEGVSPIRQQLAGVTYISTLRQVDIQGTSADYEQIGNIQLEVGNFFSEQDKYAAVLGSDVAYEKFDQKVSYRNSIDIEFIRRDGTPVSRSFKVIGIIDSPDTTFIQSGAESDVRIFIPIDTMNEMLGIEDYGGFSITVEDAESVRPVSDEIDKKIARSLGVSERELDNEDVKPYSIFNQADILDQLDELSAGLTSLFISVALISLIVGSIGIMNIMLVTVTERTKEIGLLKSLGYTRSNILYLFITESIILGLIGGILGTILGFVGSYAAVSFLNLPYIFPSYLLILGVGIAVVVGLIAGVYPANKASKLDPVDSLRKS; encoded by the coding sequence ATGCTGAAGTTCTCACAGGCCCTGCATCTTTCCATTGGCAGCATCAGTAGCTACAAGCTGCGGTCTGCACTGACCACTCTTGGTATTATCATAGGAATAGCTGCTGTTGTTGCAAATGTATCTCTTGGTGCCAGCTTCAACCAGTTCTTTGTTGATGAGCTTGGTTCACAGGGGTCGAATTTCATCGTCATTTACAGCGAGGATATTAATCTCTTCTATGACAATCAGCTTGATGTAATAAAGAACACTCCAAAGGTCGAAGGAGTGTCCCCTATCCGGCAGCAATTGGCGGGTGTTACATATATCAGTACTCTCCGGCAGGTTGATATTCAGGGGACTTCGGCCGATTATGAACAGATCGGCAATATACAGCTGGAGGTCGGAAATTTCTTCTCGGAGCAGGATAAGTATGCTGCTGTGCTGGGTTCGGATGTTGCATACGAGAAGTTTGATCAGAAGGTCTCCTATCGAAACTCCATTGATATCGAGTTCATACGCAGGGATGGTACACCTGTATCTCGCAGTTTCAAGGTGATCGGCATTATTGATAGCCCTGATACTACTTTTATCCAGAGCGGGGCTGAGTCTGATGTAAGGATATTCATTCCGATAGATACGATGAACGAGATGCTGGGAATTGAGGACTATGGTGGATTCTCGATAACCGTTGAGGATGCTGAATCGGTGCGTCCTGTTTCTGATGAGATCGATAAGAAGATAGCCAGAAGCCTTGGTGTCTCTGAAAGGGAACTTGATAATGAGGACGTAAAGCCTTATAGCATTTTTAACCAGGCTGATATTCTTGATCAGCTTGATGAGCTCTCAGCCGGTCTGACATCCCTCTTTATCTCGGTTGCTCTGATCTCACTAATAGTCGGTTCTATCGGTATTATGAATATCATGCTTGTGACAGTGACCGAAAGGACAAAAGAGATAGGGCTTTTGAAATCGCTTGGTTATACTAGATCAAATATTCTCTACCTGTTCATTACAGAGTCAATAATACTCGGTTTGATCGGTGGTATCCTGGGAACGATACTGGGCTTTGTTGGCTCTTACGCTGCAGTAAGTTTCCTTAATCTCCCTTACATCTTCCCGTCATATCTTTTAATTCTCGGTGTTGGCATAGCCGTAGTTGTTGGTCTGATCGCAGGTGTCTATCCTGCAAATAAAGCATCAAAGCTCGATCCGGTGGATTCCTTAAGAAAGAGCTGA
- a CDS encoding ABC transporter permease has protein sequence MVNLSQATKIALGSIRSAKVRSALTTLGIVIGVAAVIVNISLGVGFSQSFEDNIGAVGSNFIVVFTQKNNVFHDNQLEVVKNTAGVEAVSPVNAQIGTLTYQSSSRSASINGVSSEYEEVGNILMEKGQFLTDQDQFVAVIGSDIAYDKFERNLSVKNSINISINRIDGTVSTRKFTVKGIVQDPDATYIAPEVDPRFRVFIPLDVMQEMQGVNDIGGFFIKAESLEGLEATTDEVDENLARSVGVPSRDIDNEDAKPYVIFSQQEILEQLNQISNALTSILTAIALIALLVGSIGITNIMLVTVTERTKEIGILKSLGYTYRDILTIFVVESAIIGFLGGIFGVILGVIGSYIVNQYLDVPFIFPISLVFLGFGIALFVGVISGVYPANKAARMDPGESLRYE, from the coding sequence ATGGTAAATCTCTCACAGGCAACGAAGATAGCACTTGGTAGCATACGTAGTGCTAAGGTACGCTCTGCTTTGACCACTCTTGGTATTGTCATAGGGGTAGCGGCTGTTATTGTGAACATTTCGCTTGGTGTGGGATTTAGCCAGAGCTTTGAAGATAACATTGGAGCTGTAGGCTCTAATTTTATTGTTGTCTTTACTCAAAAGAACAATGTATTCCATGACAATCAGCTTGAGGTTGTAAAGAACACAGCAGGTGTCGAGGCGGTATCACCTGTCAATGCACAAATAGGGACTCTCACGTATCAATCTTCAAGCAGGAGTGCCTCAATAAATGGTGTCAGTTCCGAATATGAGGAAGTAGGTAATATCTTGATGGAAAAAGGTCAGTTCCTTACTGACCAGGATCAGTTCGTTGCTGTGATAGGTTCGGATATAGCATATGATAAATTTGAAAGGAATCTTTCTGTAAAGAACTCCATCAACATTTCAATAAACAGGATAGATGGTACTGTAAGCACCCGCAAGTTCACGGTGAAAGGTATCGTTCAGGACCCTGATGCTACTTATATTGCTCCTGAGGTCGATCCAAGGTTCAGGGTATTTATCCCACTGGACGTGATGCAGGAGATGCAGGGTGTAAATGATATCGGTGGCTTTTTCATAAAAGCTGAGAGCCTTGAGGGTCTTGAAGCTACTACTGATGAGGTTGACGAGAACCTTGCAAGGTCCGTTGGTGTTCCAAGTCGTGATATTGATAACGAGGACGCAAAACCCTATGTGATCTTCAGCCAGCAGGAGATCCTTGAGCAGTTAAACCAGATCTCCAATGCACTCACATCGATCCTGACAGCGATCGCATTGATAGCCCTTCTTGTTGGTTCTATTGGTATTACGAACATCATGCTCGTGACGGTTACCGAAAGGACAAAAGAGATAGGTATTCTCAAGTCCCTTGGATATACCTACAGGGATATTCTGACGATCTTTGTTGTGGAATCGGCTATTATTGGTTTCTTAGGCGGTATCTTTGGTGTTATCCTTGGAGTTATAGGCTCTTACATTGTGAACCAGTACCTTGATGTACCGTTCATCTTCCCGATATCCCTTGTTTTCCTGGGATTTGGTATCGCACTCTTTGTAGGTGTCATATCAGGAGTATATCCTGCTAATAAAGCAGCTAGAATGGACCCCGGGGAGTCGTTGAGATATGAATGA
- a CDS encoding COG1361 S-layer family protein, with the protein MMNYKKPIGILVLLMLLFVTAGPIIAGAASSSSTLRVDLLRYDPYPAEIGSYVDVWIKIENFASGTAEDVSIKIEPEYPFSLDSENNAIKNFGNLPPERTAIHEYRLYVDDGAKAGTGSFDILYRASDESSWQKTTFDIKVGSTTFDSKGTVGLSNVISSPEVFMPGDEGSVSFTLINTAQQSTIIIDDESFDTYARVQSATLMGTDMITVTSQPYEGKGVLGPGDFVQVTYNIKVSDSMEDGTYFLDLVMVGNSHSFNNNWMVPVVVDSSAVRVIPSMPLVLENGKAELEFDVANVHPNALSSVLVKLEADGVEFLPQEYFVGSMDPDELFTIEIEANAEDPDKTGPVNLSIYTDYRNGLNEHEEVIGSHVLTLEHVEEDGNNTALAILLIGGIIVAVGYYMYRKKGLRISMDR; encoded by the coding sequence ATGATGAATTATAAAAAACCAATAGGGATCCTGGTATTGTTGATGTTATTATTTGTTACTGCAGGTCCCATAATTGCTGGTGCAGCATCTTCCAGCAGTACATTAAGAGTGGACCTGTTGAGGTATGATCCTTATCCTGCGGAAATAGGTTCCTACGTAGATGTGTGGATCAAAATTGAGAACTTTGCATCAGGTACTGCTGAAGACGTTTCAATAAAGATCGAACCAGAGTATCCTTTTTCACTGGATTCGGAGAATAATGCAATCAAGAACTTTGGTAACTTGCCTCCTGAAAGGACTGCTATCCATGAGTATCGTCTTTATGTGGATGATGGCGCAAAGGCAGGTACAGGAAGTTTTGATATACTGTATCGTGCAAGTGACGAATCTTCCTGGCAAAAGACCACTTTTGATATCAAAGTAGGCTCCACCACTTTTGATAGTAAGGGTACGGTAGGACTCTCAAACGTGATCTCCTCTCCTGAGGTATTCATGCCGGGTGATGAGGGCAGTGTAAGTTTCACTTTGATAAATACTGCTCAGCAGAGTACGATCATTATCGACGATGAAAGTTTTGATACCTATGCAAGAGTGCAGTCAGCAACGCTCATGGGCACTGATATGATCACAGTGACCAGCCAGCCGTATGAAGGTAAGGGTGTACTGGGACCCGGGGATTTCGTACAGGTCACTTATAACATCAAGGTAAGTGATTCGATGGAGGATGGTACTTATTTCCTTGATCTGGTCATGGTAGGTAACTCCCATTCTTTCAATAACAACTGGATGGTACCGGTTGTTGTGGACTCCTCTGCTGTGAGGGTGATCCCTTCCATGCCACTTGTCCTGGAGAATGGCAAGGCTGAACTGGAGTTCGATGTTGCTAATGTCCATCCGAACGCATTGTCCTCTGTGCTGGTAAAGCTTGAAGCAGATGGTGTGGAATTCCTTCCACAGGAATATTTTGTTGGATCTATGGATCCTGATGAACTGTTTACCATTGAGATAGAAGCAAATGCAGAAGATCCTGATAAGACCGGTCCGGTGAACCTCAGCATCTACACGGATTACAGGAACGGTTTGAACGAACACGAGGAAGTCATTGGATCACATGTTCTTACACTGGAACATGTTGAGGAGGACGGCAATAATACTGCACTTGCTATACTATTGATCGGTGGTATCATTGTAGCTGTTGGCTATTACATGTACAGGAAGAAAGGCCTGAGAATATCTATGGACCGCTGA
- a CDS encoding ABC transporter ATP-binding protein: protein METTQSSDIEDPAVVRADNVCRDYQVGEMTIPVLKNVNMVVKKGEFVAIMGPSGSGKSTLMNLIGCLDRPTCGAVLLMGKDVNSISDNELAKLRGLEIGFVFQSFNLVPRLTALENVELPTYANSRPGVDNRKYAKELLELVGLEDRMNYRPTELSGGQSQRVAVARALINDPSLILADEPTGNLDSKTGKEIMELFTDLNNKGRTIIMITHDPNLAKKYADRVVYLKDGYVEDRTNTAN, encoded by the coding sequence TTGGAAACAACTCAGAGTTCGGATATTGAAGATCCCGCTGTTGTAAGGGCTGATAATGTCTGTCGTGATTATCAGGTAGGTGAGATGACCATTCCTGTTCTTAAAAATGTGAACATGGTCGTTAAAAAAGGGGAGTTTGTAGCTATAATGGGTCCTTCAGGTTCGGGTAAAAGTACGCTTATGAACCTGATAGGTTGTCTGGATCGTCCTACATGTGGTGCTGTGCTTCTTATGGGGAAAGATGTGAACAGCATCTCTGACAATGAACTGGCAAAACTTCGGGGGCTTGAAATTGGTTTTGTGTTCCAGAGCTTCAACCTTGTTCCAAGACTTACCGCTCTTGAGAATGTAGAACTTCCCACTTATGCCAATAGCAGGCCAGGTGTTGATAATCGAAAATATGCAAAAGAACTTCTGGAACTGGTGGGCCTGGAAGACCGAATGAATTACCGTCCGACTGAGCTTTCGGGTGGTCAATCTCAGAGAGTTGCTGTTGCACGTGCTTTGATCAATGATCCGTCGCTTATCCTTGCTGATGAGCCTACCGGTAATCTTGATTCAAAGACCGGCAAGGAGATCATGGAATTGTTCACTGATCTCAATAATAAGGGACGTACGATCATAATGATCACGCATGATCCGAATCTTGCAAAAAAATATGCTGACCGGGTGGTATACCTGAAAGATGGGTATGTCGAAGACCGTACTAATACTGCTAACTGA
- a CDS encoding mechanosensitive ion channel family protein: MAESPILESLYGMVDQFIAFIPTLIAVIILLILGKFVGKALGKIGAKILDKVGLDDLIDKTALGGMIQKTGTTTVETFDAIIRWFVYIIFAVIIIDLLKIQVVADFITQIILFLPLVVSALITLIIGLLIVDFLAGLIKTIIMASGVDDKIGKSGIGEGLDASGLTTSGIISGIVKAFGYLIFILAASNILGLDVISNFLVGILDYIPNVFAGVLILVVGLLVIDFLTDYLKGIMEGMEVEGANVWIPLLKGFLALILILLALDTMLIDTSIFYLLIGPLAWGIAVVVAFKWGIKEALVAYAKEKK; encoded by the coding sequence ATGGCGGAATCACCAATACTGGAAAGTTTATATGGAATGGTAGATCAATTCATTGCTTTTATTCCAACACTGATAGCTGTCATAATATTGTTGATATTAGGAAAATTTGTCGGAAAAGCACTTGGAAAGATCGGAGCGAAGATCCTTGATAAGGTCGGTCTGGATGATCTTATTGATAAGACGGCTTTAGGTGGCATGATACAAAAAACCGGAACAACCACCGTTGAAACGTTTGATGCGATTATCAGATGGTTCGTCTACATCATATTTGCTGTGATCATTATAGACCTGCTGAAGATACAGGTAGTGGCAGATTTTATCACCCAAATAATCTTATTCCTGCCTCTTGTGGTCTCGGCACTGATAACCCTTATCATTGGGTTGCTTATTGTTGATTTCCTGGCCGGACTGATAAAGACGATCATCATGGCATCAGGTGTTGATGATAAGATCGGTAAGAGTGGTATAGGAGAAGGTCTTGATGCATCAGGATTAACAACTTCAGGTATAATTTCAGGCATTGTGAAAGCTTTCGGATATCTTATCTTCATCCTGGCAGCTTCTAATATCCTGGGACTGGATGTCATATCTAATTTCCTGGTAGGAATCCTTGATTACATACCAAATGTATTTGCAGGAGTTCTAATACTTGTAGTTGGCCTATTAGTAATTGATTTCCTCACAGATTACCTAAAAGGGATCATGGAAGGAATGGAAGTAGAGGGCGCTAATGTCTGGATCCCACTATTAAAGGGTTTTCTTGCACTGATATTGATCTTACTGGCACTTGATACAATGCTCATAGATACGAGCATCTTCTATCTGCTGATAGGACCACTGGCTTGGGGAATCGCTGTTGTTGTGGCTTTCAAATGGGGTATCAAAGAAGCTCTTGTAGCATATGCCAAAGAGAAGAAATGA
- the corA gene encoding magnesium/cobalt transporter CorA, which translates to MGKIIHTGSRKVGVAPGTLIHIGKKQLTEPKITVIDYNADHFQEMVAENIEEAYPFKDSENVSWINIHGVHHVDLIEKIGTNFGIHPLVLEDIVHTDQRPKVEFFDSYIYIVLKMLQYDKEKEEIIAEQVSIILGSNFVISFQEILGDTFDPIRDRIRTSKGRIRKQGPDYLTYALLDSIVDSYFVMLEIIGENIESLDDELLDSPTPKTLESIHRLKKEVILLRKFVWPLREVVNSLQRDESFFVKESTSIFLKDIYDHIIQVMDTIESYRDILSTMLDLYLSTASNKMNEIMKVLTIIATIFIPLTFIAGIYGMNFEYMPELKWHLGYPVIWALMITVALVMLAYFRKLKWI; encoded by the coding sequence ATGGGTAAAATAATTCATACGGGTTCCAGAAAAGTAGGTGTTGCTCCCGGAACACTGATCCATATTGGGAAAAAGCAGCTAACAGAGCCAAAAATAACTGTTATTGATTACAATGCAGATCATTTCCAGGAAATGGTAGCAGAAAACATTGAGGAAGCATATCCATTTAAAGATAGTGAAAATGTTTCCTGGATCAATATTCACGGAGTACATCATGTCGACCTGATCGAAAAGATAGGTACTAACTTTGGAATACATCCCCTTGTGCTTGAAGATATCGTCCATACTGATCAACGACCAAAAGTAGAGTTCTTCGATTCTTATATCTACATCGTCCTGAAGATGCTACAATATGATAAGGAAAAAGAAGAGATCATAGCTGAACAGGTCAGCATTATCCTCGGCTCAAATTTTGTAATTTCGTTCCAGGAAATTCTGGGAGATACTTTCGATCCGATAAGAGATCGAATAAGAACATCAAAGGGCCGGATACGAAAGCAAGGTCCGGACTATCTGACTTATGCACTTCTGGATTCTATAGTTGACAGCTATTTTGTTATGCTTGAGATAATAGGTGAAAATATAGAATCGCTAGATGACGAACTTTTGGATAGTCCTACACCAAAAACTCTCGAAAGCATCCATCGATTAAAGAAGGAAGTTATTCTTTTAAGAAAATTCGTCTGGCCTTTAAGAGAAGTTGTTAACAGTTTGCAGAGGGATGAATCATTTTTTGTTAAAGAGTCAACATCAATTTTCCTGAAAGATATCTATGACCACATAATTCAGGTAATGGATACAATTGAATCATACAGAGACATTCTCTCCACGATGCTCGATCTTTATCTTTCGACTGCAAGCAATAAAATGAATGAGATCATGAAGGTGCTTACCATCATAGCTACCATCTTTATTCCCCTCACATTTATTGCAGGGATATATGGTATGAACTTTGAATATATGCCAGAACTGAAATGGCATTTGGGATATCCTGTGATCTGGGCACTAATGATAACTGTAGCTCTTGTAATGCTTGCTTATTTCAGAAAACTGAAATGGATCTGA
- a CDS encoding MarC family protein produces the protein MDLIGYFIYSFVTLFIIVSPITGVITFITLTNGLTLNAKNVIAKKSVLLAFVIAMFFILTGNIILDILGISLDSLKVAGGLLLFTISFDMMHAKISRESITDKEIDASADREDLWIFPIAMPILTGPATITTAIILTETAEVVQEKLLVILATVLTYSIALVTFLFSRRIHKKMGYNGMLVLTRLFGLFLGAISVTMIASGIWGIYLSMIALPT, from the coding sequence ATGGACTTAATCGGATATTTTATCTATTCTTTTGTCACTTTATTTATTATTGTAAGCCCTATTACCGGAGTAATTACTTTTATAACACTAACCAATGGTCTCACTCTGAATGCAAAGAATGTGATCGCAAAGAAATCCGTTTTGTTGGCATTTGTTATTGCCATGTTCTTCATTTTAACGGGAAACATTATTCTTGATATTCTTGGGATCAGTCTTGATTCGTTGAAGGTTGCCGGTGGATTGTTACTTTTCACGATATCTTTTGATATGATGCATGCCAAGATATCAAGAGAAAGCATTACTGACAAAGAGATAGACGCATCTGCTGATCGTGAAGATCTCTGGATCTTCCCAATTGCAATGCCTATTCTAACCGGTCCTGCCACTATAACAACAGCTATAATTCTTACAGAGACCGCTGAAGTGGTCCAGGAAAAATTGCTCGTAATACTTGCAACAGTCCTGACCTATTCAATAGCCCTGGTAACATTTCTCTTTTCTAGGAGAATACATAAAAAAATGGGATATAATGGAATGCTTGTACTTACCAGACTATTTGGCCTGTTCCTGGGTGCGATCTCAGTAACTATGATCGCAAGTGGTATCTGGGGAATTTACCTGAGCATGATCGCATTGCCAACTTGA
- a CDS encoding iron ABC transporter substrate-binding protein, translating into MKLKAYSGILIILVLMLSCIGAGCLSGSGQSSEENVEVQTITDGLGRKVTVPVDPERIVCQGSGALRYICYLGAQDAVVGVEDIELRKDENKRPYAIANPQFQNMPLIGEYRGNTDPEKIVTVDPDVIFWTYVQSADDADELQAKTGIPVVALNYGDLGVYRTDMYLSLNIMAEVMGKEERAEEVIKFFDMTIEDLESRTSDIPEDEKISVYVGGIAYRGPHGFQSTEPSYPPFTLIKAKNVATSLGTEHADVSKEAIIEWDPEIIFVDLSTYQTTPSAVDELETDPAYTSLTAVKNGDVYGVLPYNWYTTNHGSVLAAAYYSGKVIYPERFQDIEPSDKADEISTFLLGEPVYENLSSGFSAGFGQIELDQ; encoded by the coding sequence ATGAAACTCAAAGCATATAGTGGAATACTAATTATCCTCGTACTGATGCTGTCCTGTATCGGTGCTGGTTGTCTTTCAGGCTCCGGCCAGTCATCAGAGGAAAATGTTGAAGTTCAGACCATAACCGATGGTCTTGGCAGAAAAGTAACTGTCCCTGTTGATCCTGAAAGAATTGTCTGTCAGGGCTCCGGAGCATTAAGGTATATTTGCTATCTTGGTGCACAGGATGCAGTTGTTGGCGTGGAAGACATTGAATTGAGAAAAGATGAAAATAAAAGACCCTATGCTATTGCTAATCCCCAATTCCAGAACATGCCTCTGATCGGCGAATACAGGGGAAACACTGACCCCGAAAAGATCGTTACTGTCGATCCGGATGTGATCTTCTGGACATACGTACAGTCAGCTGATGATGCAGATGAACTTCAGGCAAAGACAGGGATCCCTGTGGTAGCCCTTAATTATGGAGATCTCGGCGTCTATCGCACTGATATGTACCTTTCACTGAATATAATGGCAGAAGTAATGGGGAAGGAAGAGAGAGCTGAAGAGGTCATCAAGTTCTTCGATATGACAATTGAAGACCTCGAATCCCGGACATCGGATATCCCTGAAGACGAAAAGATATCAGTCTATGTTGGTGGCATAGCATACAGGGGTCCGCATGGATTCCAGTCAACAGAACCATCCTACCCGCCATTTACCCTGATCAAAGCAAAAAATGTAGCAACTTCACTTGGGACCGAGCACGCTGATGTGTCAAAGGAAGCTATCATTGAATGGGACCCGGAGATCATTTTTGTTGACCTTTCAACGTACCAGACAACGCCTTCCGCAGTTGATGAGCTAGAAACTGATCCCGCATATACATCATTGACAGCTGTAAAGAACGGCGATGTCTATGGAGTGCTGCCATACAACTGGTACACCACAAACCATGGTTCAGTCCTTGCTGCTGCTTACTATTCAGGAAAGGTGATCTACCCTGAAAGGTTCCAGGACATCGAACCTTCCGACAAAGCAGATGAGATCTCTACATTCCTTCTTGGGGAACCAGTTTATGAAAACCTGAGCTCCGGATTCAGTGCAGGATTCGGACAGATCGAACTGGATCAATAA